The following proteins come from a genomic window of Phnomibacter ginsenosidimutans:
- a CDS encoding alpha-2-macroglobulin family protein, with the protein MMPNRWTLLLLSLCCTLSLLAQKPFNYDKAWQKIDSLMYKELPKSALAEVNKLYAQSVKDQQEAQRLKAIICKGHLALVVEEENYKPVMAQLEKELKTAKQPSQQILHSLLADVYLRYFERQRWKIYDRKKTNSISSNPDTWSAEDFHHRITQLYSASLKNPALLQQTNIDNYQPILIKGEKKLRPTLYDVLAHKFLDYLQSDEMDISEPIDAFTLNDAASLSMPKLFIRQHYSSNDSSSRVWRAIQLYQQLLSFHLNDADPSALIDADLSRYAFVQRESSNPYKKRLGKEWLENIVAQYPDNEMAAMAALELIEYWRDLGEAWEPQQSKNTEGKMALAIAANMAKDISGKFPKAIAGERAAYLYKTLTKPQLKVEVEQVNVLKEPFRAKLTFTNTTKAYLRIIKAKNGEEVDEYFYPSEDWWSIIVKQTAIRQWTQDLPAYTDLREHSAEIAIDELPVGEYWLLASADESFSTAQNALTTVHLYVSNISYVYNSSQHLFVLDRVTGKPLANAQVKFWKKNYDYSSRKEQRTFWQMLRTDKNGLVMIPKEKSTNNRNLLIEITHGNDHLFVQHQVYNSGYVYDENQFTTNKEEHARYYIFTDRGLYRPGQTVYFKAIGVTNNKQTGNAALYLPNKNVEVQLFDANQQLIKSVQLMHNEFGSIQGSFTLPANGLTGSFRIEVQEGNERRPAYFKVEEYKRPKFSASFAPIQGSYRLKDSVTVKGNATAYAGNAVTGATVKYTVRRSHRFPIWDAPFKNSWTAYPPLSRYRGETAEIANGTVTTQADGSFSISFPALPDEKIDAAAQPIFTYSIEASVTDINGETHEANTSVSVGYTSLQLSLDNVGKDFMRVDSTVKFVLSSSNLNNEPVPTNVQWKIVALQTPNRLLRNRYWSAPDTATMDRTSFVQRFPHDPYLNEDDMRSWLLGKQLLGDTVNTGSNNRIQISSGSLPAGMYALQFSARDKDGQPVSGQHIFGMYDVQQQRLPMPMYQLLPQTNPTLEPGEKANILQGSTANPAYVIELISKFRNQQQTDSLTYHNMQQPLLQQTVTATEADRGGYHISQVFVQHNRVYSNSWQVNVPWSNKELQISLASFRNKLLPGQQETWTLNIKGKGKEKAAAELLASMYDASLDDIQPFAWSDMYLWPNHYFTANGWRTDAQFKSQTGSEKYNEVVDTSGAYFYTQMMSIADYWQVFSEKAMLPNGSDSGVIIGYSKQEGVNDLAVVRSAAPPPMEAAKFTPSNIVKDEEVQQKEQAAGQNGKPLQIRKNFNETAFWLPQLRTDTAGNVNLSFTMPEALTQWKLQLLVHNQQLQTGLQQAMVITQKELMLQPNAPRFFRQGDQLELVSKVVNLSNKELTGVARLELFNASTNQPVDGWLQNVFPQQYFTVAAGQSVAVKFPLQIPVQYTDALTYRITATADHYSDGEEMTLPVLSNRVLVTETLPLTIRNTNQRSWQWQKLLQSDSSSTLQHQSFSIEFTSNPVWLAVQSLPYLTEYPYECAEQTWNRFYANALAAHISKQIPNMAKLLQQWQQQDTAALLSNLQKNEALKTVLLEETPWVLAAKTEAEQKKQLAVLFDVVRMANEWNKALQQLEELQSSNGGFVWFKGGADDRYITQYIVSSIGHLLKLNAAPTGLQSRLQTMATKAIAYLDARMQDDYQYLLRTKLLANTTTANDLQVQYFYARSFFPNAVLKPAYKTAYDFYFGKLKNSSTKRSKQTQAMLAMVLQRNKQTAAAAAILKSLTENSINHPEMGMYWKEFNNPAYYWWQAPIESHALLIAAYAEIENNATRIADLKTWLLRLKQTNNWKTTKATADACYALLLKGNNWAAAQSTVQIEAGNWTPTIQQEAGTGYVQVQAVGEKVKAEMGNIRIQLKQQDKTAAKGLTAWGAAYWQYFDNLDQITEAATGLQLQKKLYKKVLSNKGVELVEVLQDTPLKPGDKLVVRLTITSDRSLEYVHLKDMRAACLEPVSQLSQYQWQGALGYYQAPKDASMNFFIHYLPKGTYTLDYSVWVTHEGTFNNGISTIQCMYAPEFSSHTSGQILTVKAE; encoded by the coding sequence ATGATGCCGAACAGATGGACGCTGCTCCTCCTCAGCCTTTGCTGCACACTCAGTTTGCTGGCGCAAAAGCCATTCAACTACGACAAAGCCTGGCAAAAAATTGATTCCCTCATGTACAAGGAGCTGCCCAAATCGGCCTTGGCAGAGGTAAACAAACTATATGCGCAATCAGTAAAAGACCAGCAGGAAGCGCAGCGGTTAAAAGCTATTATTTGCAAAGGACACCTCGCTTTAGTAGTAGAAGAAGAAAACTACAAGCCAGTGATGGCGCAGCTGGAGAAAGAATTGAAAACAGCCAAACAACCCAGCCAGCAAATACTACACAGCCTGCTGGCAGATGTGTATCTCCGCTATTTCGAAAGGCAACGCTGGAAGATTTATGACCGCAAAAAAACGAACAGCATCAGCAGCAATCCTGATACCTGGAGTGCGGAAGATTTTCACCACCGCATTACACAACTATACAGCGCCAGTCTGAAAAATCCGGCGTTGTTGCAGCAAACCAATATCGACAACTATCAGCCCATCCTCATCAAAGGAGAAAAGAAACTCCGCCCTACGCTGTACGATGTATTGGCCCACAAGTTTCTCGATTATTTGCAAAGCGATGAAATGGACATCAGCGAACCCATTGATGCATTTACACTCAACGATGCGGCCTCGCTGAGCATGCCAAAACTTTTTATCCGCCAGCACTACAGCAGCAACGATAGCAGCAGCCGGGTGTGGCGGGCTATTCAGTTGTACCAACAGTTGCTGAGCTTTCACCTCAACGATGCCGACCCTTCTGCATTGATTGATGCCGACCTATCCCGCTATGCATTTGTGCAGCGGGAAAGCAGTAATCCTTACAAAAAAAGATTGGGGAAAGAATGGCTGGAAAACATAGTGGCGCAATATCCCGACAATGAAATGGCTGCCATGGCTGCACTTGAATTAATTGAGTACTGGCGGGATTTGGGTGAAGCATGGGAACCACAACAAAGCAAGAATACAGAAGGCAAAATGGCACTGGCCATTGCCGCTAACATGGCGAAGGACATCAGCGGAAAATTTCCGAAAGCCATTGCCGGAGAAAGAGCCGCTTACCTCTATAAAACCCTTACCAAACCACAGTTGAAAGTAGAGGTAGAACAGGTAAATGTGCTGAAAGAACCCTTCAGGGCGAAGCTCACTTTTACCAATACCACGAAAGCGTATTTACGCATCATCAAAGCAAAGAATGGCGAAGAAGTGGACGAGTATTTTTACCCCAGTGAAGATTGGTGGAGTATAATAGTGAAACAAACAGCCATCCGTCAATGGACACAAGACTTACCTGCTTATACCGACCTGCGGGAGCACAGTGCCGAAATTGCCATTGATGAATTGCCCGTGGGCGAATACTGGCTGCTGGCCAGTGCCGATGAATCGTTTAGCACGGCGCAAAATGCACTCACTACAGTGCACTTGTACGTGAGCAACATCAGCTATGTGTACAACAGCAGCCAGCATTTGTTTGTACTCGACCGGGTAACCGGCAAACCACTCGCAAATGCACAAGTAAAATTTTGGAAAAAGAACTATGACTATAGCTCACGAAAAGAACAACGAACATTTTGGCAAATGCTTCGGACGGATAAGAACGGATTAGTGATGATTCCAAAAGAAAAATCAACCAACAACCGAAACCTGCTCATTGAAATTACGCATGGCAACGACCATTTATTTGTGCAGCACCAAGTATACAATAGCGGGTACGTGTACGATGAAAATCAGTTTACAACAAATAAAGAAGAACATGCCCGCTACTATATTTTCACCGACCGAGGTTTGTACCGGCCCGGTCAAACGGTTTACTTTAAAGCCATTGGCGTAACCAACAACAAACAAACCGGAAATGCAGCATTGTATTTGCCCAACAAAAATGTTGAGGTACAATTGTTTGATGCCAATCAACAGCTCATCAAATCTGTGCAACTCATGCACAATGAGTTTGGTAGCATTCAAGGCAGTTTTACATTACCAGCCAACGGCCTAACTGGCAGCTTTCGCATAGAAGTACAAGAGGGTAATGAACGACGCCCCGCCTACTTTAAAGTGGAAGAATACAAGCGGCCAAAATTCAGCGCCAGCTTTGCCCCTATACAAGGTAGTTACCGGCTAAAAGACAGTGTAACGGTGAAAGGGAATGCCACTGCTTATGCCGGCAATGCTGTTACTGGCGCCACTGTGAAATACACGGTGCGAAGATCACATCGCTTTCCCATTTGGGATGCGCCATTCAAAAATAGCTGGACTGCCTACCCGCCGCTTTCCCGCTATCGTGGCGAAACAGCCGAGATAGCCAACGGTACTGTAACCACGCAGGCCGATGGCAGTTTCAGCATCTCCTTTCCTGCCCTGCCCGATGAAAAAATTGATGCAGCAGCACAGCCCATTTTCACTTACAGCATTGAAGCTAGTGTAACAGATATCAACGGTGAAACACATGAAGCCAACACTTCTGTGAGTGTGGGTTACACCTCGCTGCAACTCAGCCTTGATAATGTAGGTAAAGATTTTATGCGGGTTGATAGCACGGTGAAGTTTGTGCTCAGCAGCAGCAACCTCAACAATGAACCGGTACCCACCAACGTGCAATGGAAAATTGTGGCGCTGCAAACACCCAACCGTTTGTTGCGCAACCGATACTGGTCAGCGCCAGACACGGCCACCATGGACAGGACCAGCTTTGTGCAACGCTTTCCCCACGACCCCTATTTGAATGAAGATGATATGCGAAGCTGGCTTTTGGGCAAACAGCTTTTAGGTGATACAGTAAATACCGGCAGCAACAACCGCATTCAAATATCCTCCGGCAGTTTGCCTGCTGGTATGTATGCCCTGCAGTTTAGTGCTAGGGACAAAGATGGACAACCTGTCAGCGGACAACACATTTTTGGCATGTACGATGTGCAACAGCAACGGCTGCCCATGCCCATGTATCAATTGTTGCCGCAAACCAACCCAACCCTTGAGCCGGGTGAAAAAGCAAACATCTTACAGGGCAGCACTGCCAACCCTGCTTATGTAATTGAGCTGATCAGTAAGTTTCGAAACCAACAACAAACAGACAGCCTGACTTACCACAACATGCAGCAACCGCTACTGCAACAAACGGTAACAGCAACAGAAGCCGACCGCGGTGGCTATCATATCAGTCAGGTATTTGTGCAACACAACCGGGTGTACAGCAACAGCTGGCAGGTAAACGTACCTTGGAGCAATAAGGAACTACAAATTTCCTTAGCCAGCTTCCGCAACAAGCTCTTGCCTGGCCAGCAGGAAACTTGGACACTCAACATAAAAGGCAAGGGTAAAGAAAAGGCAGCGGCTGAATTGCTGGCCAGTATGTACGATGCATCTTTAGACGACATACAGCCATTTGCATGGAGCGATATGTATCTGTGGCCCAATCATTATTTCACAGCCAATGGCTGGCGAACTGATGCACAGTTCAAAAGCCAGACGGGTAGTGAAAAATACAATGAAGTGGTGGATACTAGTGGCGCCTATTTCTACACCCAAATGATGTCGATTGCTGATTATTGGCAGGTATTTAGCGAAAAGGCAATGTTGCCGAATGGCTCAGACTCAGGAGTAATAATTGGCTACAGCAAACAGGAAGGAGTCAATGATTTAGCTGTTGTCAGATCAGCTGCGCCACCTCCAATGGAAGCAGCAAAATTCACACCATCCAACATCGTCAAAGACGAAGAAGTTCAGCAAAAAGAACAAGCTGCGGGTCAAAATGGCAAGCCGCTTCAAATCCGTAAAAACTTCAACGAAACCGCATTCTGGCTACCGCAGTTGCGTACAGATACGGCGGGCAATGTGAACCTGAGTTTTACCATGCCCGAAGCACTCACCCAATGGAAACTGCAGCTGCTGGTACACAACCAACAATTGCAAACGGGCTTGCAGCAAGCCATGGTCATTACACAAAAAGAGTTGATGCTGCAGCCCAATGCGCCCCGCTTTTTCCGTCAGGGCGATCAGCTGGAACTGGTGAGCAAAGTGGTGAACCTCTCCAACAAAGAACTCACCGGTGTAGCACGGCTCGAACTCTTCAATGCCAGCACCAATCAACCGGTAGATGGTTGGTTGCAGAATGTTTTTCCGCAGCAATATTTCACTGTAGCCGCCGGCCAATCGGTGGCGGTGAAATTTCCATTGCAAATACCGGTGCAATACACCGATGCCCTCACCTATCGCATTACGGCCACGGCCGATCATTACAGCGATGGCGAAGAAATGACCTTGCCCGTACTCAGCAACCGCGTATTGGTAACAGAAACGCTGCCACTCACCATTCGCAATACCAACCAACGCAGCTGGCAATGGCAAAAGTTATTGCAAAGCGATAGCAGCAGCACGTTGCAGCATCAATCATTCAGCATTGAGTTTACCAGCAATCCTGTGTGGTTGGCGGTGCAGTCTTTGCCCTACCTCACCGAGTATCCGTACGAGTGTGCAGAGCAAACCTGGAACCGTTTTTATGCCAATGCATTGGCGGCACACATCAGTAAGCAAATACCCAATATGGCCAAACTGTTGCAGCAATGGCAGCAACAAGACACAGCGGCTTTGCTCTCGAACCTGCAAAAAAATGAAGCGTTGAAAACAGTGCTGCTGGAAGAAACGCCATGGGTACTGGCCGCTAAAACAGAAGCAGAACAAAAGAAACAACTGGCGGTGCTGTTTGATGTAGTACGCATGGCCAACGAATGGAACAAAGCGCTGCAACAACTGGAAGAACTGCAAAGCAGCAACGGTGGATTTGTTTGGTTCAAAGGCGGCGCCGACGACCGTTACATCACCCAATACATTGTCAGCAGCATTGGGCATTTACTCAAACTGAATGCAGCACCCACTGGCTTGCAAAGCCGTTTGCAAACCATGGCCACCAAAGCCATTGCCTACCTCGATGCACGGATGCAGGATGACTACCAATATTTGCTGCGGACAAAATTGCTGGCGAATACTACCACCGCCAACGACTTGCAGGTGCAATACTTTTATGCCCGCAGTTTCTTCCCCAATGCTGTGCTGAAACCAGCCTACAAAACAGCCTACGATTTTTACTTTGGCAAACTCAAAAACAGCAGTACCAAACGCAGCAAGCAAACACAAGCCATGCTGGCCATGGTGCTGCAACGCAACAAGCAAACGGCAGCGGCTGCAGCCATTTTGAAATCGCTGACGGAAAACAGCATCAACCATCCGGAGATGGGCATGTACTGGAAGGAGTTCAACAACCCGGCGTACTATTGGTGGCAAGCGCCTATTGAAAGCCATGCCCTGTTGATAGCAGCCTACGCGGAAATTGAGAATAACGCCACACGCATTGCTGATTTGAAAACATGGCTGCTGCGCCTAAAGCAAACCAACAACTGGAAAACCACAAAAGCCACCGCAGATGCCTGCTATGCCTTGCTGCTCAAAGGCAATAATTGGGCTGCTGCTCAAAGTACGGTGCAAATAGAAGCCGGCAACTGGACGCCGACCATTCAACAAGAAGCAGGCACGGGTTATGTGCAGGTGCAGGCAGTGGGTGAAAAAGTGAAAGCTGAGATGGGCAATATCCGCATTCAGCTGAAGCAGCAAGACAAAACCGCTGCCAAAGGTTTGACGGCTTGGGGTGCCGCCTACTGGCAATACTTCGACAACCTCGACCAGATAACGGAAGCAGCTACGGGCTTGCAACTCCAGAAAAAATTGTACAAAAAAGTGCTGAGCAACAAAGGCGTTGAACTGGTAGAAGTGTTGCAAGACACGCCGTTGAAACCCGGTGACAAACTAGTCGTTCGGCTTACAATCACTTCCGACAGAAGCCTGGAATATGTGCACCTGAAAGACATGCGGGCTGCCTGCCTCGAACCGGTATCGCAACTGAGCCAATACCAATGGCAGGGTGCTTTGGGTTACTATCAGGCTCCCAAAGATGCCAGCATGAATTTCTTCATTCACTATTTACCCAAAGGCACCTATACGTTGGATTACAGCGTGTGGGTAACCCATGAAGGCACGTTCAACAACGGAATCAGCACCATTCAGTGCATGTATGCGCCGGAGTTTAGCAGCCACACAAGCGGACAAATATTGACGGTAAAGGCAGAGTAA
- a CDS encoding S66 peptidase family protein: MNRKHFLKNLLGTAAAVTAGTSAMAMPDPPVVRSLVQPPFLQPGDIIGITCPASPLEMKEMLNCSNALKTWGYEVCVGNTVGQVWERFGGSDAERAADVQLMLDDPSIKAILFARGGYGAMRMMDRVDWTSLRKNPKWLVGYSDITAIHCHVNAQFGLPTIHGDMVNGFKAIEDISTFSLKQVISGKRFEYRSPAFGLNRMGQATAMLVGGNLSLVAAMLGSKSELDTDGKILFLEEVSEYKYTLDRMLMSLKRSGKLDKLAGLIMGGITATKADAETPFAMSVEEIIFEKVADKNFPVCFNFPAGHIRNNMALKLGIYYTFRVTETGGSLTEMSTTLPLVPLPDIDSLLTPPEILP; encoded by the coding sequence ATGAACAGAAAGCATTTTCTCAAAAACTTATTGGGTACGGCCGCCGCAGTTACTGCCGGCACCAGCGCCATGGCCATGCCCGACCCACCAGTGGTGCGTAGTTTGGTGCAGCCGCCGTTTTTACAACCTGGCGATATCATCGGCATTACCTGCCCGGCCAGCCCACTGGAAATGAAGGAAATGCTCAACTGCAGCAATGCGCTGAAAACATGGGGCTATGAAGTGTGTGTAGGCAATACCGTAGGGCAAGTGTGGGAACGCTTTGGCGGCAGCGATGCCGAACGGGCAGCCGATGTGCAACTCATGCTAGACGATCCTTCCATTAAAGCCATTTTATTTGCCCGTGGCGGCTATGGTGCCATGCGTATGATGGACAGGGTAGATTGGACATCGCTACGTAAAAACCCGAAATGGTTGGTGGGCTACAGCGACATTACCGCCATTCATTGCCATGTAAATGCACAGTTTGGTTTGCCCACCATTCACGGTGATATGGTCAATGGTTTCAAAGCCATTGAAGACATCAGCACGTTTTCTTTAAAGCAAGTGATTTCAGGCAAACGTTTTGAATACCGCAGCCCTGCCTTTGGCCTCAACCGCATGGGGCAGGCAACTGCCATGTTGGTAGGTGGCAACCTGAGTTTGGTAGCCGCCATGCTGGGCAGTAAAAGTGAATTAGATACCGACGGAAAAATCTTATTTCTGGAAGAAGTGAGTGAATACAAATACACGCTTGACCGGATGCTGATGTCGCTGAAACGAAGTGGCAAACTGGATAAGTTGGCAGGCCTCATTATGGGTGGCATCACCGCTACCAAAGCCGATGCAGAAACACCTTTTGCCATGAGTGTAGAAGAAATCATTTTTGAAAAGGTAGCCGACAAAAACTTTCCCGTTTGTTTCAATTTTCCTGCCGGCCATATTCGCAACAACATGGCGTTGAAGCTGGGCATTTACTACACGTTTCGGGTTACAGAAACCGGCGGCTCCCTCACCGAAATGTCTACCACATTACCCCTCGTTCCATTACCAGATATTGACAGTTTGCTGACGCCACCGGAGATTTTACCATAG